A portion of the Sulfurospirillum diekertiae genome contains these proteins:
- a CDS encoding Hsp20/alpha crystallin family protein: MLVTRFNPYKELKELESRLFNSYPAESDESSIIAFKPTVSTREGEFAYHVEVDLPGVKKEDINIDIKDNQIVISGERSFKEERQEKDYYKVESSYGKFQRSFALPENVDIENIEASSENGVLEVLLPKLKVEKAEVKKVCVK; encoded by the coding sequence ATGTTAGTTACTAGATTTAATCCGTATAAAGAGCTTAAAGAGTTGGAGAGTCGGTTGTTTAACTCCTATCCTGCTGAAAGTGATGAGAGTAGTATTATTGCGTTTAAACCTACCGTAAGTACGCGTGAAGGTGAGTTCGCTTACCATGTTGAAGTGGATCTTCCTGGTGTTAAAAAAGAGGACATTAATATTGATATAAAAGACAATCAAATCGTCATCTCAGGTGAACGAAGTTTTAAAGAAGAACGTCAAGAAAAAGACTACTATAAAGTTGAAAGTAGTTATGGTAAGTTTCAGCGAAGCTTTGCCTTACCAGAAAATGTCGATATTGAAAACATTGAGGCAAGCAGTGAAAATGGCGTATTAGAAGTTCTTCTTCCAAAACTAAAAGTCGAGAAAGCAGAAGTTAAAAAAGTATGTGTTAAATAA
- the lgt gene encoding prolipoprotein diacylglyceryl transferase, producing the protein MQFWNNIYSQFDPVAFKLGPIAVHWYGIMYICALLGALYAAKWFVKKDNLGFSNQTLESYFIWIEIGIILGARIGYILFYDPHVDYYLAHPWQMFNPFIDGTFVGIRGMSYHGAIVGFFIGTWFFYLKHKINVWRLLDVVALSVPVGYIFGRIGNFLNQELFGRPTDVPWGIYVDGVLRHPSQLYEAFLEGFMVFVILYLYRNFKKYDGELIALYGFLYSLGRFVAEFWREPDFQIGFVYGDWMSKGQALSILMIIASLLLYGVIIKRGKRG; encoded by the coding sequence ATGCAATTTTGGAACAACATTTACAGCCAGTTTGACCCTGTCGCTTTCAAGCTAGGACCCATTGCCGTGCATTGGTATGGCATTATGTATATATGTGCTCTTTTGGGTGCCCTTTATGCCGCTAAATGGTTTGTCAAAAAAGATAATTTAGGCTTCAGCAACCAAACGTTAGAGAGCTATTTTATTTGGATTGAGATTGGCATTATTTTAGGTGCGCGTATTGGTTATATTCTCTTTTATGATCCGCATGTGGATTATTATCTTGCGCATCCATGGCAAATGTTCAATCCTTTCATTGATGGTACATTTGTTGGAATTAGAGGCATGAGTTATCATGGAGCTATCGTTGGATTTTTTATTGGCACTTGGTTCTTTTACCTCAAACATAAAATCAATGTATGGAGGCTTTTGGATGTAGTAGCCTTGAGTGTTCCAGTAGGGTATATTTTTGGACGTATTGGTAATTTTCTCAACCAAGAGCTCTTTGGTCGTCCTACGGATGTTCCATGGGGCATTTATGTTGATGGCGTTCTTCGTCACCCTTCTCAACTTTATGAAGCGTTTCTTGAGGGCTTCATGGTTTTTGTGATACTCTACTTGTATCGAAATTTCAAAAAATACGATGGTGAGCTCATTGCTCTTTATGGATTTTTGTACTCACTTGGACGATTTGTCGCAGAGTTTTGGAGAGAGCCAGATTTCCAAATTGGTTTTGTCTATGGCGACTGGATGAGTAAGGGACAAGCCCTTTCAATTTTGATGATAATTGCCTCTTTATTATTATATGGTGTAATAATCAAACGAGGAAAAAGGGGATAA
- a CDS encoding P-loop NTPase fold protein produces the protein MNEHIESFLNHYIDLAIAPEYAVLLTGEWGSGKTFFIKNFLESKKDDKKIINISLFGLTKLEEINEQIFQQLHPVLSHKYMSIAGKLLKGAVKLGTSIDLNGDKKDDVSININQFDLYSPDDNARKHEYIFVFDDLERTKIHISEVLGSINTLVEKDGIKVIILADETRINEKEYKNFKEKVIGKTFQITQDFDSAFYSFVNLVSDTKEVLETNKETIKDVYIAGNYYNLRHIRQSILDFDWFYKNIDTKFREHLELMQNLIKVFFAFSIEIKQGNMDANRLEKKGYYHYKDDIQEKTPIMKYYLNSSNILLEYEQWGKLFSYGTLPQDETDNALQNSRYFMKEIQAEWIRLWHYRELENTEFKQLLETMVGKFNRFEYQEHEVLQHVTGLLLRFSEAGLYTYSKDKVVEQAKKSD, from the coding sequence ATGAATGAACATATAGAAAGTTTTTTAAATCATTACATCGATTTAGCTATTGCTCCAGAATATGCCGTTTTACTGACAGGGGAATGGGGAAGTGGTAAGACTTTTTTCATTAAAAATTTTTTAGAATCAAAAAAAGATGATAAAAAAATTATCAATATTAGTCTTTTTGGATTGACGAAACTAGAAGAAATTAATGAGCAAATTTTTCAACAACTTCATCCCGTTTTATCTCATAAATATATGAGTATAGCAGGTAAATTACTCAAAGGTGCCGTTAAATTAGGTACTTCGATTGATTTGAACGGTGACAAAAAAGACGATGTTTCAATTAATATAAATCAATTTGATTTATATTCTCCCGATGATAACGCAAGAAAACATGAATATATCTTTGTTTTTGATGATTTAGAGCGTACAAAAATTCATATTTCAGAGGTTTTAGGCTCTATCAATACATTGGTAGAAAAAGATGGTATCAAAGTAATTATCTTAGCAGATGAAACAAGAATTAATGAGAAAGAATACAAAAATTTCAAAGAAAAAGTTATCGGTAAAACATTTCAAATAACGCAGGATTTTGATAGTGCATTTTACTCTTTTGTTAATTTAGTTTCTGATACAAAAGAAGTTTTAGAAACCAACAAAGAAACAATTAAAGATGTTTATATTGCAGGGAATTATTATAATTTACGTCATATCAGGCAATCAATTTTGGATTTTGATTGGTTTTATAAAAATATTGATACAAAATTTCGAGAGCATCTCGAATTAATGCAAAATCTTATAAAAGTATTTTTTGCATTTTCGATTGAGATAAAACAAGGGAATATGGATGCAAACAGATTAGAAAAAAAAGGCTATTATCACTATAAAGACGATATCCAAGAAAAAACACCTATTATGAAATATTATTTGAATTCGTCCAATATTCTATTAGAGTATGAGCAATGGGGTAAGCTTTTTTCTTATGGAACATTGCCTCAAGATGAAACAGACAATGCACTCCAAAACAGTCGATACTTTATGAAAGAAATTCAAGCAGAATGGATTCGATTGTGGCATTATCGAGAACTTGAAAACACTGAATTCAAACAACTTTTAGAGACAATGGTAGGAAAATTCAATCGTTTTGAATATCAAGAACATGAAGTTTTACAGCATGTTACTGGATTACTCTTGCGCTTTAGCGAAGCAGGTTTGTATACTTACTCAAAAGATAAAGTAGTAGAACAAGCTAAAAAAAGCGATTGA
- a CDS encoding Crp/Fnr family transcriptional regulator — translation MYTLDVIQQELKEDIARFGRVVYVNKGEILMRPEECMEHFFVILEGRVKISQINFETGKEQILYLLSNGDMYDIITLLDAKVHENVAMALDNVKLLVFPIELFREWIETKPSFNKLFLPYVAKQLREVETLASDLSLYDTTTRLIKLIAKNIETQGDKQTLKLINNLSHEELASLVGTVRKVLNRNLQSLKKQGLIDIKRKEIFIKDSQNLLEHLPEE, via the coding sequence ATGTACACATTGGACGTGATACAGCAAGAACTTAAAGAAGATATTGCACGTTTTGGGCGTGTTGTTTATGTTAACAAAGGTGAAATCCTGATGCGCCCTGAAGAGTGCATGGAGCACTTTTTTGTCATCTTGGAGGGGCGTGTCAAAATTTCGCAAATCAACTTTGAAACAGGAAAAGAGCAAATTCTTTATCTCCTTTCCAACGGCGATATGTATGACATCATTACGCTTTTAGATGCCAAAGTACATGAAAATGTAGCAATGGCGCTGGATAATGTGAAACTCTTGGTCTTTCCCATTGAGCTTTTTCGCGAGTGGATTGAAACAAAACCTTCTTTCAATAAGCTTTTTTTACCTTATGTGGCTAAACAACTTCGAGAGGTTGAAACGTTAGCAAGTGATCTCTCACTCTACGATACTACAACACGTTTGATAAAATTGATTGCTAAAAATATTGAAACCCAAGGGGATAAACAAACGCTGAAACTTATTAATAACCTCTCTCATGAAGAGCTTGCAAGTCTTGTCGGTACGGTGCGAAAAGTGCTCAATCGCAATCTTCAGTCGCTTAAAAAACAAGGGCTTATTGATATCAAACGCAAAGAGATTTTTATCAAAGACTCTCAAAATCTACTCGAACACCTTCCTGAAGAATAA
- a CDS encoding transporter substrate-binding domain-containing diguanylate cyclase, whose translation MKAVISLLFTLVSFISCLQASSIDITPSEQAWLDKTKTLRVRITKDLPPYQFIQDGEYAGISVEYIKFFAAMFNLKIEYVTDGSWAEALRRVKIHDGIDVILRVTPNSELKQTMLFSKAYCTFPFALLTPNTLQSENFFDAKPKKIAIVPSYVINENLKEDYPHFLYITYPNSLEAMRAVNEHIADGFIGDIAIMSMFVKAYHLENVQISNITRYATEEQSVATAKDWPEFISLFNKMLDSMPTDLHVKIKRKYLPFATSERPSPILPEIELTESEKAYLQKHPVISVTNELSWYPYDFNEDGEAKGYSVDYMRLLADKIGVRLNFISGTWSNVYEKFKNREISVAQPLIPSAERHQKFLYSTKFITMDLALISQIKRHDINTIDDLKGKTVGAGRAWPTTKYLKEEYPELTVVEYETTKEMLEAVAFGLIDAGVEDAFSAQYVISKEMLSNLHIASKLDLQNLRDKNLYIMMHPEDEPLQSIINKALNNVTQEELTTLKSKWSKSILPKETRLAFSLDEQIYLAQKKRITMCIDPDWMPLEMNQKGKHVGMAADYMHEMEQFIGLPIELVNTQTWLESLEYAKERKCDIFSLAMPTPERRMYMNFTHPYLKIPIVLISNIDKVFYTDIGMLTGKSIGIAKGYAYGEILKVRYPNMHFVEVASDADGLKQVEQKKLFGYIGTLATVAYQIQKDYYGSLKIVGKFDDKWELGVATRNDEPLLLSIFEKAIDSIDPTKNQAILNKWISVNYEERMNYTYIYLLAVITGVIILIVLIRQYQLKKYNAQLEILSNTDKLTGIHNRLKLDDILEYEKKIFDRDQLPLSIIMFDLDYFKNVNDNYGHKRGDEVLKSVAKIVTNVKRETDIFGRWGGEEFLLICRDTNIKGARHLAEKIRAAIGAYEFPEIISVTASFGTAQFEKYDSIIKIFDKADKALYEAKEHGRNRVV comes from the coding sequence ATGAAAGCGGTAATTTCTCTTCTTTTTACATTGGTATCCTTCATAAGTTGTTTACAGGCATCTAGTATAGATATTACGCCAAGTGAGCAAGCGTGGTTGGATAAAACCAAAACACTTAGAGTGCGCATCACCAAAGATCTTCCTCCGTACCAATTTATCCAAGATGGCGAATATGCCGGTATCAGTGTTGAATATATCAAATTTTTTGCAGCTATGTTTAATCTCAAAATTGAATATGTTACCGATGGTAGCTGGGCTGAAGCGCTAAGGCGTGTTAAAATACATGATGGTATCGATGTTATTTTAAGAGTTACTCCTAATTCAGAGCTAAAACAAACGATGCTTTTTAGTAAAGCTTATTGTACTTTTCCGTTTGCACTCCTCACACCAAATACACTTCAATCAGAAAACTTTTTTGATGCGAAACCTAAAAAAATAGCCATAGTACCAAGTTATGTGATTAACGAGAACTTGAAAGAGGATTATCCACATTTTCTTTACATTACGTATCCGAATTCACTCGAAGCAATGAGGGCAGTCAATGAACATATAGCAGATGGATTTATCGGTGATATTGCTATTATGAGTATGTTTGTTAAGGCGTATCATCTAGAGAATGTTCAAATTTCTAATATTACACGTTATGCGACAGAGGAGCAATCGGTTGCGACTGCAAAGGATTGGCCAGAATTCATCTCTTTATTTAATAAAATGCTCGATTCTATGCCTACGGATTTACATGTAAAGATCAAACGAAAATATTTACCTTTTGCAACATCTGAACGACCTTCTCCCATTCTTCCCGAAATTGAATTAACTGAGAGTGAAAAAGCGTATCTTCAAAAGCACCCTGTTATTAGCGTGACTAATGAGCTTAGTTGGTATCCGTATGATTTTAATGAAGATGGGGAAGCCAAAGGGTATTCTGTTGATTATATGAGACTTTTAGCCGATAAAATTGGTGTACGTTTAAATTTTATCAGTGGAACATGGTCTAATGTGTATGAAAAATTTAAAAACAGAGAGATTAGCGTAGCGCAACCACTCATTCCCTCAGCAGAGCGACATCAGAAATTTCTGTATAGCACCAAATTTATTACCATGGATTTAGCACTCATTAGCCAAATAAAGCGTCACGATATTAACACTATTGATGATTTAAAAGGTAAAACTGTTGGTGCAGGGAGAGCGTGGCCCACAACAAAGTATCTCAAAGAGGAGTATCCTGAGCTTACAGTAGTAGAGTATGAGACAACTAAAGAGATGTTAGAAGCGGTTGCTTTTGGATTGATTGACGCAGGGGTGGAGGATGCTTTCTCGGCACAATACGTCATCAGTAAAGAGATGCTTTCTAACCTTCATATTGCTTCCAAACTTGACTTACAAAATTTAAGAGATAAAAATCTTTATATTATGATGCACCCAGAAGATGAACCCTTACAAAGTATCATCAATAAAGCTCTCAATAACGTTACGCAAGAGGAGCTTACCACTCTTAAATCTAAATGGTCTAAAAGTATTCTTCCTAAAGAGACGAGACTTGCTTTTTCACTGGATGAGCAAATTTATTTGGCACAAAAAAAGCGTATTACGATGTGTATTGACCCTGATTGGATGCCTTTAGAGATGAACCAAAAGGGTAAGCATGTAGGAATGGCTGCAGATTATATGCATGAGATGGAGCAATTTATTGGTTTGCCTATTGAGCTTGTCAATACTCAAACATGGTTAGAATCTTTAGAATATGCGAAAGAACGCAAATGCGATATTTTCTCTCTTGCAATGCCAACACCCGAACGCAGAATGTATATGAATTTTACCCATCCCTATTTGAAAATACCCATCGTACTTATTTCCAATATTGATAAAGTTTTTTACACGGACATTGGTATGCTGACTGGAAAATCCATTGGCATTGCAAAAGGCTATGCGTATGGTGAAATTTTAAAAGTACGATACCCCAATATGCACTTTGTGGAAGTTGCGAGTGATGCAGATGGTCTAAAACAAGTGGAGCAGAAAAAGCTTTTTGGCTATATCGGAACGCTGGCTACAGTGGCATATCAAATTCAAAAAGATTACTATGGATCACTAAAAATTGTGGGTAAATTTGATGATAAATGGGAGCTTGGTGTTGCAACGCGCAATGACGAACCTCTTTTGCTCTCTATTTTCGAAAAAGCGATTGATTCAATTGATCCGACCAAAAATCAAGCGATCTTAAACAAATGGATATCGGTTAATTATGAAGAGCGTATGAATTACACCTACATCTATTTGTTAGCCGTGATCACGGGTGTGATTATTTTAATTGTTTTGATACGACAGTATCAACTCAAAAAGTATAATGCCCAGCTTGAAATTCTCTCCAATACGGATAAATTAACAGGCATTCATAACCGTTTAAAACTGGATGATATTTTAGAGTATGAAAAAAAGATATTTGATCGAGATCAGTTGCCTCTTTCGATTATTATGTTTGATTTGGATTATTTTAAAAATGTGAATGATAACTATGGACACAAACGAGGCGATGAGGTTCTCAAAAGTGTTGCCAAAATTGTGACAAACGTTAAACGCGAAACGGATATATTTGGGCGATGGGGTGGCGAAGAGTTTTTGCTTATCTGCCGTGATACCAACATTAAAGGTGCGAGACATTTAGCTGAAAAAATAAGAGCAGCTATTGGGGCATATGAATTTCCTGAAATTATCTCGGTAACCGCTAGTTTTGGAACAGCACAATTTGAAAAGTACGACAGTATTATCAAAATTTTTGACAAAGCAGATAAAGCACTTTACGAAGCCAAAGAACATGGGCGTAACCGAGTCGTCTAA
- a CDS encoding DUF2798 domain-containing protein: MSQSSHTPPTIVFGIPKLPAKYSGIVMPFFLSVLMSMLVSFISTIRVSGLTYQFINLWMSSWAISWLIAFPTLLLILPIVKKITTVFVRHT; the protein is encoded by the coding sequence ATGAGTCAATCTTCTCATACACCTCCCACCATCGTTTTCGGTATACCAAAGCTTCCCGCTAAATACAGCGGAATCGTTATGCCGTTTTTCCTCTCTGTCTTAATGTCGATGCTCGTTTCGTTCATTAGCACGATAAGAGTTTCGGGTTTGACATACCAGTTTATCAATCTTTGGATGAGCTCTTGGGCGATTTCATGGTTGATTGCTTTTCCAACGCTGTTACTTATTTTACCTATTGTTAAAAAAATAACGACTGTTTTCGTTAGACACACATAA
- a CDS encoding sensor domain-containing diguanylate cyclase, translating into MRRIWESKFLPWVFLLLGLLFSCLIAWKCALWIDEKEQIRFQTASNTITNLIYKELNAHIQLIRSVAAFMCVSPENISREKWKQFAIKNHINEQFLGLRALGYAPLVHPQERLKYEQAVRHEEGFADYAISQKNVSSNTALFPIMYLEPMSEMNEKAFGFDLASEITRREALHQSFIRADATVSSKINLTQKYITDNQVGFSIFFPLYQTKDIPTSTEERLASAKGVLFIAIDAKKMFEQLLKSHYSLVDFEIYDGSAPLEQNLLYNSNPNLIDSRLSGYTSLELYGKIWTLHFKAKEVFEMSDSRYYPWIQMLFSLIFFSVFAGLIYVLQRTRKKAYAIANEKTKQLSQSEAEIRSIFQSMQEGVMVLDDKGVILECNLAAQEMLQLSKSDIVGNFSYNSKWSAIYEDGSVFNKEDYPSLMAINSSLPQNNVILGIRRKDGSLIWVQTNAQPIFSDNFDKIRSVLITFSDITAYRKSKRELEKYLQIIDTHVIISSTDTDGIITEVSEKFCQISGYSKEELIGKSHHLVRHPDMPSTLYEEMWTSLKKGIPWYGEIKNRSKKGVDYWIEAIIAPRYNEEYQLIGYTAVHHDITDKKRVEELSITDRLTGLYNRLKLDELFAYHLSIVKRHQTSFSIILLDIDKFKLVNDTYGHQVGDSLLQAIATLLKRNIREEDAVGRWGGEEFLILLPETKSDAACLLAEKLRRLVEAENFEYAGNRTASFGVATYHANDDETSMVARADEALYRAKEKGRNRVDLELYSLTTS; encoded by the coding sequence TTGCGACGTATTTGGGAATCTAAGTTCTTACCATGGGTATTCTTACTTTTAGGTCTCTTATTCTCATGCTTGATCGCATGGAAATGTGCTCTTTGGATTGACGAGAAAGAGCAAATTCGTTTTCAAACTGCTTCAAATACTATCACTAATTTAATTTATAAAGAACTGAATGCCCATATACAACTTATTCGCAGTGTGGCGGCCTTTATGTGCGTCTCTCCAGAAAATATATCGCGTGAAAAGTGGAAACAATTTGCGATTAAGAACCATATTAATGAACAATTTTTAGGATTGAGAGCTTTAGGATATGCTCCTTTAGTGCATCCTCAAGAGCGTTTAAAATATGAACAAGCTGTTCGTCATGAAGAAGGATTTGCAGATTATGCAATTTCTCAAAAGAATGTCTCGTCCAACACTGCACTGTTTCCGATAATGTATTTAGAACCAATGTCTGAGATGAATGAAAAAGCCTTCGGTTTTGATTTGGCTTCAGAAATCACACGGAGAGAAGCATTGCATCAATCGTTTATCCGTGCAGATGCAACCGTATCTTCGAAAATCAATTTGACTCAAAAATACATTACCGATAACCAAGTAGGTTTTTCGATCTTTTTCCCTTTATATCAAACCAAAGATATTCCAACTTCTACAGAAGAACGTCTAGCAAGTGCAAAAGGTGTTCTTTTTATAGCCATTGATGCTAAGAAAATGTTTGAACAACTCTTGAAAAGCCACTATAGTTTAGTAGATTTTGAAATCTATGATGGCTCAGCGCCTTTGGAGCAAAATCTTCTCTATAATTCCAACCCCAATTTGATTGATTCAAGGTTAAGTGGCTACACTTCTTTAGAACTATACGGAAAGATATGGACACTTCATTTTAAAGCTAAAGAAGTATTTGAAATGAGTGATAGTCGTTATTATCCGTGGATACAAATGCTCTTTAGTCTGATTTTCTTTAGCGTGTTTGCAGGGTTAATTTATGTGCTTCAACGAACACGAAAAAAAGCTTACGCAATAGCGAATGAAAAAACAAAGCAACTTTCTCAATCCGAAGCGGAAATTCGCTCTATCTTCCAATCGATGCAAGAAGGCGTTATGGTCTTAGACGATAAAGGTGTGATCTTAGAGTGTAATTTAGCAGCTCAAGAGATGTTACAGCTTTCCAAAAGTGACATTGTTGGCAATTTTAGTTATAACTCCAAATGGAGTGCTATTTATGAAGATGGCTCGGTCTTTAATAAAGAAGATTATCCTTCGCTAATGGCTATCAATAGTAGCTTACCTCAGAATAATGTCATATTAGGAATTCGACGCAAAGATGGGTCTCTAATATGGGTTCAAACCAATGCCCAGCCAATTTTTTCAGATAATTTTGACAAGATTCGTTCAGTCTTAATAACCTTTAGTGACATTACTGCGTATCGTAAGTCTAAACGTGAACTTGAAAAATATCTCCAAATTATCGACACTCATGTGATTATATCCAGTACCGATACCGATGGGATTATAACAGAAGTGAGTGAAAAATTTTGTCAAATTTCGGGATATTCTAAAGAAGAACTGATTGGGAAAAGTCATCATCTTGTAAGACATCCCGATATGCCTTCAACACTGTACGAAGAGATGTGGACTTCATTAAAAAAGGGAATTCCATGGTATGGCGAGATCAAAAATAGATCTAAAAAAGGGGTTGATTATTGGATTGAAGCCATTATTGCCCCACGCTATAATGAAGAATATCAATTGATAGGATATACAGCAGTTCATCATGATATTACCGATAAAAAAAGAGTTGAAGAGCTCTCCATTACCGATCGGTTGACAGGACTGTATAATCGTCTTAAGCTTGATGAACTTTTTGCATATCATTTAAGTATTGTCAAACGACACCAAACATCTTTTTCAATTATTCTGCTTGATATTGACAAATTTAAATTGGTTAATGATACCTATGGGCATCAAGTAGGCGATAGCTTATTGCAAGCGATAGCAACACTTCTCAAAAGAAATATTCGTGAGGAAGATGCCGTAGGAAGATGGGGTGGGGAAGAATTTTTAATTCTTCTCCCTGAAACAAAGAGTGATGCGGCGTGTCTCTTGGCAGAAAAGTTGCGTAGGTTAGTTGAAGCTGAAAATTTTGAGTATGCTGGAAATCGTACAGCTAGCTTTGGCGTAGCAACCTATCATGCAAATGATGATGAAACCAGTATGGTTGCGCGTGCGGATGAGGCACTTTATAGAGCAAAAGAAAAAGGTCGTAACCGTGTTGACTTAGAGTTGTATTCTCTCACTACTTCCTAA
- a CDS encoding YchJ family protein, whose amino-acid sequence MKEANLCPCGSGKMYAQCCELYHKNYNAPTCETLMRSRYSAFVFGLIDYLYETTHPSHRTKKLKEEITFTCKGLAWTKLEVLETWQGGENDKVGKVSFRASYVQDGHEGLHGEHSRFKRYGKAWMYVDGEVKGE is encoded by the coding sequence ATGAAAGAAGCAAATCTCTGTCCATGCGGTAGTGGTAAAATGTATGCACAGTGTTGCGAGCTATACCACAAAAACTATAATGCTCCTACGTGTGAAACACTGATGCGTTCACGCTACAGCGCATTTGTCTTTGGATTGATTGATTACCTCTATGAAACGACGCATCCAAGCCATCGTACAAAGAAATTGAAAGAAGAAATTACCTTTACATGTAAAGGTTTGGCGTGGACAAAACTCGAAGTTTTGGAGACATGGCAAGGCGGTGAAAATGACAAAGTGGGCAAAGTCTCTTTTCGAGCTTCGTATGTGCAAGATGGGCATGAAGGTTTACATGGTGAACATTCACGTTTTAAACGCTATGGTAAGGCGTGGATGTATGTTGATGGAGAAGTAAAGGGCGAATAA
- a CDS encoding type II toxin-antitoxin system RelE/ParE family toxin, which translates to MKLRFEKEFVLSLQRKIQFIALDSLASAKAFQKGILESCEALLEMPYKYRQSLYHDDKNIRDLIYKGYTIIYAIEEEFISVLALINQESYTFKA; encoded by the coding sequence ATGAAGCTTAGGTTTGAAAAAGAGTTTGTTCTTTCTCTTCAAAGAAAGATCCAGTTTATAGCGTTAGATAGCCTAGCATCGGCAAAAGCCTTTCAAAAAGGCATTCTTGAAAGTTGTGAAGCATTGCTTGAAATGCCCTATAAATATAGACAATCCCTCTATCATGATGATAAAAATATACGTGATCTTATTTACAAAGGGTATACAATCATTTATGCCATTGAAGAGGAGTTTATCTCTGTGTTGGCCCTTATCAATCAAGAATCATATACCTTCAAAGCGTGA
- a CDS encoding sugar transporter: MYSSIFLSWKPWFPVVGLTISAFIFNTTEFAPISLLTDIANDFNISEAHAGLMMTVYAWVVASLSLPLMLLTKDMERRRLLLLLFALFIASHLLSAIAWSFWILMISRIGIAFSHAVFWSITASLTYRLAPEGKKTRALGILATGTSLAIVLGLPLGRIIGQSLGWRATFGCIAILAFLMLFVLMKVLPLLPSVNAGSLKSLPLLVKRPALMGVYLLTALAITAHFTAYSYIEPFVQQIAHLSANFATVILFIFGIAGFLGSAIFAYFKHKYPFTIIVCALGLLIVSLLLMRPLAPYQIVLSLVCLGWGIAICLISLILQVTVLELTPDATDVAMSLYSGIYNIGIGGGAFVGSLVILHSSMAYVGIVGALFGCTALFISYLDLENLSFKTFLALYM; the protein is encoded by the coding sequence ATGTATTCTTCGATTTTCTTGTCGTGGAAACCCTGGTTTCCTGTAGTTGGATTAACCATTTCTGCGTTTATTTTTAACACCACCGAATTTGCGCCTATTAGCCTACTGACTGATATTGCAAACGATTTTAACATTAGTGAAGCACATGCAGGACTCATGATGACCGTTTATGCATGGGTGGTTGCAAGCCTCTCCTTGCCATTGATGCTCCTCACCAAAGATATGGAGCGACGTCGCTTGCTTTTGCTGTTATTTGCTCTGTTTATTGCGAGCCATCTTCTCTCCGCTATCGCATGGAGCTTTTGGATTTTAATGATCTCACGCATTGGCATTGCTTTCTCACACGCCGTCTTTTGGTCGATTACTGCCTCACTGACCTACCGTTTAGCCCCTGAAGGTAAAAAGACACGCGCCCTTGGTATCCTAGCGACAGGCACATCGCTTGCCATCGTTTTGGGCTTGCCACTGGGTCGTATCATAGGGCAAAGTTTAGGGTGGAGAGCCACCTTTGGCTGCATCGCCATTTTAGCATTTTTAATGCTTTTTGTCTTGATGAAAGTCTTACCACTGCTTCCAAGCGTCAATGCAGGCTCACTCAAAAGCTTACCCCTTTTAGTGAAACGCCCTGCCCTTATGGGGGTTTATCTTTTAACCGCTTTAGCGATTACGGCACATTTTACAGCCTACTCTTACATTGAACCTTTTGTGCAACAAATCGCACATTTAAGTGCTAATTTTGCGACAGTCATTCTCTTCATCTTTGGTATTGCCGGATTTTTGGGAAGTGCTATTTTTGCCTATTTTAAACACAAATATCCTTTTACAATCATTGTGTGTGCACTAGGATTGCTCATTGTATCGCTGCTTTTAATGCGCCCTCTTGCGCCTTATCAAATTGTATTAAGTCTTGTATGTCTGGGTTGGGGCATTGCAATTTGTCTCATTAGCCTCATTCTTCAGGTGACAGTTTTAGAGCTCACTCCTGATGCAACTGATGTTGCGATGTCACTTTACTCCGGTATTTATAATATTGGTATCGGTGGAGGTGCTTTTGTCGGTAGTCTTGTTATCTTGCATAGTTCAATGGCCTATGTCGGAATCGTAGGTGCATTGTTCGGGTGTACGGCACTTTTTATTAGCTATTTGGATTTGGAAAACCTATCTTTTAAAACGTTCCTAGCACTTTACATGTAA